The following is a genomic window from Sporosarcina jeotgali.
CTTCCTTTTCTTCCGTCAAAAACGTATCGCGAATTATGACAGACATGTTGTCAATTCCTGAAGGCGTATGCTCAAATGGAATTTCTTCGTCCTCCAGAATCTGCAGCAAGCGCCGGCCGAAACCGATTTCCACGTTCATTAAGTATTTATCAACGAAAAGTGTTGAGAAGCCATCATCAGCGGCGATCCCGACAACAGGCTGAGAACCGCACTCCCGCTCTTTCACAATCATCGTACCTCGAGCACTTGGATTGTTTGTATTTTTAATGCACACCGGAATTGACCGCAAGAACGCAGGCCGTAATGCTTCTTCGTGGAATACTGTGAAACCTGCATACGAAAGCTCACGCATTTCACGGTATGTCATTGTATGGATGGCACACGGCTGTTCAACCACGTTTGGATTTGCAGAAAACACCGAATCGACATCGGTGAAGTTCTCATACAGTTCAGCCCCGGTCGCTGCAGCGAGCAGAGAACCTGTAATATCTGAACCGCCCCGATTGAATGTGCGGAGTGTTCCGTCTTTTGTGTAACCGAAGAAACCAGGGAACACGATAATTCCGCGTCTATTCCGTAATTCAGCAAGGAGTTCCTCGCCTTCAGGAAGCGCCTGCACCCGCTGCGGACGTTCATTGACCAACAAACCGCCTTCTTTTGGACAGACATACGTCGCTTCCATGCCAATCGATTGCAAATACGCCGCAATGAGTTTCGCGTTGTTGTCTTCACCGGACGCTTTTAGGCTATCCATGAATAAAATCGGATCTTCTTTGTCGAGCGAAAGCCGTTCACGCAAGTCTTTTTCAATTACAGTGTTCATCGAACCATCAAGACCGAGTTCCTCTGCAATCTCTTCATAACGAGCAAGAACTTGTTGCAGTTCCGACTCAGCATCTTGGCCAATCAAGGCCTTTTCTGCAAGAAGAATGAGCAGATCCGTCACTTTGGTATCGTCACTGTGACGTTTGCCTGGAGCGGAAACGACAATAATTTTTCGGGATGAATCGGAATGGATAATGTTTGCTACTTTTTTGATTTGTTGAGCCGATGCAACAGATGTTCCGCCAAATTTACAAACCTTCATTTAACCAGATCCAATCTTTAATTAATTGTGACTTGTGTGATATATTGAATAACAATACCATGATAGGGTTGTCCTGTGAAGACTTTATCTTTATACTGTCTCTATGGAAAGGACAATTGTTTTTTCATAGTGTACATAATAGCGAGGGGAATCGTCAATGAGAAAAGAAATCGGAATTGGATTATTAGGTTTTGGTGTTGTTGGAAGCGGCGTTGCGACGATTTTACACAAGCATCGGGAAGACTTGCAGCATAAGCTTGGTGTACCGGTACGCATTAAGCGTGTGCTGATTAAAAATAAAGAAAAAGAACGGGACACCGAATTGCCGAAAGAAGCATTCACCGATCAGCTGGAAGATCTGCTGAATGATGATGCCATTGACTTCATCGTCGAAGTGTTTGGCGGGACGGACGATGCAAAAACAGCTATCGAACGTTCTTTAAAAGCAGGAAAAGGTGTCGTCACAGCCAATAAAGATGTAATGGCCGTATATGGGAAAGAATTACTTGCGTTAGCAGATGAAAACAGCTGTGACTTGTTTTACGAGGCGAGTGTAGGTGGCGGGATTCCACTTATCCGTACACTTGAGGATGGACTGGCGTCTGATCGGATATCATCACTTCTTGGCATCGTAAACGGAACGACGAACTTCATCCTCACAAAGATGAAGGAAGAAAAGAAGACGTATGAAGATGCACTTGCTGAAGCTACAGCACTTGGCTACGCAGAAGCAGATCCATCTGCTGATGTAGACGGGATTGACGCTGCCCGGAAAATGGCCATCCTCGCATCGCTTTCGTTTTCGTCTGAAGTGCAGCTGGATGATGTTTTCGTACGGGGCATGAGTGTCATTGAAGATGGGGATCTGGAGCTTGCAGAGCAATTCGGGTATACCATAAAAATGGCGGGATCAGCGAAGAAGGATGAAAACGGAATTGAAGTGGCGGTTGAGCCTGTTTTCGTGAAGAACGAACATCCTCTTGCTTCTGTTAACAACGAGTTCAACGCTGTATATGTTTACGGAGATGCGGTCGGAGAAACAATGTTTTATGGACCAGGTGCAGGCTCGCTGCCGACTGCGACATCTGTCACATCAGATATCGTAGCGGCTTGTCGAAATCTCTTGCTTGGCGTGAACGGAAAACGAATTCATTCTTATCAATATGAGCGCAAAGTAAAGTCGGATGAACAGAAGTTTGCCAGCTATTTTCACCGGATTTCTGTACAGGATGAAATTGGCGTACTATCTCGCTTATCTTCTATCTATAGCCACAATAAGGCGAGCTTAGCAACGGTAATTCAACATGCGGATCCAAAACGTGAAGATGCCGATTTAATCTTCATCACACATGCGATTTCGAGAGACCAGCATTTGAAAGTCATTGAAGAATTAAAAGTGGCGCCGGAAGTAAATTGCGTACTAAGCCACTATCGAGTAGAGGGGGACTGACCGATGAGACGATGGAATGGACTAATAGACGAATATCGGGAATGGCTTCCTGTATCGGAGCAAACACCGGATTTAACACTGCAGGAAGGCAATACACCACTCATTCACTTGAAAAACTTATCTGAACAGTGGGGTGTGAACTTATATGTGAAAACGGAAGGTGCCAATCCGACGGGATCGTTTAAAGACCGCGGCATGGTAATGGCCGTTGCAAAAGCGAAAGAAGAAGGAAAAACAACACTTATTTGTGCGTCCACAGGTAACACATCAGCGTCAGCTGCAGCTTACGGCGCACGCGCAGGGATGCGGACAATTGTCGTCATTCCTGAAGGTCGGATTGCACTTGGTAAATTGGCCCAAGCAAAAATGTATGGTGCTGAAATCCTGGAAATCGAAGGGAACTTTGACGAAGCATTGCAAATGGTGCGAGAAGCTGGCGGAGGCGATATTGCACTCGTTAATTCGGTGAATCCGTACCGGTTGGAAGGCCAAAAAACAATTGCATTTGAAACGATTGAACAGCTCGGAAGCGTTCCGGACATTTTTGCGTTGCCTGTTGGAAACGCTGGCAATATTTCAGCTGCGTGGAAAGGCTTTACGGAGTATGCGGAGAAAAGAGGCGGGGACAAACCACAATTATTAGGCGTACAAGCGGATGGTGCGGCACCTATTGTTTACGGTCGTGTTTTTGAGGAGCCTGAAACAGTTGCGACTGCGATTCGCATCGGTAATCCTGCGAGCTGGCACTTAGCGGAAAAAGCGTTGTCAGAATCAGGCGGTCATATTTTAGCTGTGACAGATGAAGAGATTCTGGAAGCGTACAGTTTGCTTGCTGCAACGGACGGTGTGTTTGCTGAACCCGCTTCATGTGCGACAATTGCAGGTTTGAAAAAGCGTATAGAGTCAGGAGAAATCAAGAAAGGGACAACCATTGTAGGGGTCTTGACGGGAAATGGATTGAAAGATCCTGAAACCGCAATTCGAGTCAATGATGGGAAGCCATTCATGACACGTGCAGAATTTGAAGCATTCGCGGCTGACTTGCAAAAGGAGGCGAAGTAAATGGGCAGTACTCCATTTACCGTGACCGTCCCTGCAACGACTGCCAATCTTGGACCGGGCTTCGATAGTATAGGGATGGCACTGTCACTGTATATGACGGTAACTGCAGAGCCTGCAGATCGATGGACAGTCGTCTATGAAGACGAAGAAATGAAGGGACTTCCAACGGATGAAGACAATTTAATCGTTCAGACAATCGGAAAAGTGGTGCGTCGCGCAGGTCGCGAAACGATGCCTTGCACGCTGCGCGTGAAGTCTGACATCCCTTTAGGAAAAGGACTCGGCAGCAGTGCAGCAGCGATTGCGGCGGGTGTAGAAATCGCGGACCAGCTGCATGATTTAAAGATGAATCAGAAAGAGAAGATGTGGTTCGGTGTCGGCATCGAAGGCCACTCAGATAATGTAACGGCAGCAATTGCTGGAGGCGTGACAATTTCTTTTTACGATCATACATCGCTGGAAGTTATGAAGTTCGATGCCCCGCCAATTGGAGGCGTTGTCCTCGTTCCGCCTGTTGAGATGAAAACTGACCACTCTCGCGGGCTTCTTCCGCATCAGTTGGATCATAGCAAAGCAACAGAAGGAAGTGCCGCGAGCAGTCTCATGGCGGCAGCTCTTGCAAAAGGGGAATGGTCACTCGTCGGGCGCATGATGGATCGCGATATTTTTCATGAACCTTATCGAAAAAAGATGTTTCCTGACTTCGATGCAGTCCGGGAAGTGAGTCATGCACATGGTGCTTACGGCATGACGCTGAGCGGTGCCGGGCCTTCGCTGTTCGTTGCAGTACATGCCGGCCGTGAAGAAGAGGCGGCACGGCTCCTGGAGGAGAAATTCCCTTACTATAGATGTATTGCTGTCACTCCGGTTGCAAAAGGTGCAGCGGTAGAGGCATAACAAAAAACTAGAGAGTACATGTATTCTCTAATCATTAGGCATGCTTCCGTAATTCATTAATAGACCATGAAAAAAGCTGTCCATGATCAGGTTTCCCTTTTCATGGACAGCTTCTTTTCTATGTTATCGAAATAGAACTTATGTATGGAGGAGGTAGAGGGATTCGAACCCCCGCGGGTTTTGACACCCCTGTCGGTTTTCAAGACCGATCCCTTCAGCCGAACTTGGGTATACCTCCGTGTTAGACAAGTAATAATATATCAGGCATCTGAAAAGAAGTCAACAACTTTTAATGAAAAATCTCAGGGGCACGTAAAAAAGTGTGAAAGTTGATTTTTTGGCAAGCTACTCGTATAATTAAATTTGCCGTGCTAGGTGGGGAGGTAGCGGTGCCCTGTAACTTGCAATCCGCTCTAGCAAGACTGAATCCCTTTCCTGAGGCCGTCCGTATTGTAGGGTCTGCCTTTTGCACGTAGTGTTGACATTTGGGTCCCGCGCAATGCGAACCCACGAACCATGTCAGGTCCGGAAGGAAGCAGCATTAAGTGGAATTTCTCATGTGCCGCGGGGTCGCCTAAATCGAGCCAACGACAAGAGTAACGCTTATGTGCGGCGGTCAAAGGAAGGTGCACGGTGTACATAGCAAAAGCCTCTTATCCCACTGCGGATGAGGGGCTTTTGCATGTTTTTTAAGCAATTTTTTTCAAAACCTATACAGCTTGAACTCCGTAAAAAACGCAGCTCTCAAACAACGTCTTGCCTGATGTTTTGTGGTATACTAATAGGAATGAATGAAGCGAAAAGAAAGGGGAGCGGACGGTTGAGTTACCAAGCTTTTTACCGGGTATACCGGCCTCAGACATTCCACGAAATGTCAGGACAGCAACACGTAAAACAAACACTTCAAAATGCTCTCCTCCATAACAAAACGACCCATGCCTACTTGTTCTCAGGTCCCCGTGGAACTGGAAAGACGAGTGCTGCTAAAATTTTCGCTAAAGCACTGAACTGCGAAAATGGACCTGCGAAAGAACCATGTAACGAATGTGAAACTTGCAGAACAATTACAGAAGGATCAAATACAGATGTCATTGAATTTGATGCAGCGTCCAATTCTCGTGTTGAAGAAATGCGCGACATCATTGAAAAGGTCCGCTATGCACCGGCTTCATCCAAATATAAAGTCTATATTATCGATGAAGTGCATATGCTTTCCAATTCAGCCTTCAATGCGCTGTTAAAAACCTTGGAAGAACCACCCGCGCACGCGGT
Proteins encoded in this region:
- the thrB gene encoding homoserine kinase, which translates into the protein MGSTPFTVTVPATTANLGPGFDSIGMALSLYMTVTAEPADRWTVVYEDEEMKGLPTDEDNLIVQTIGKVVRRAGRETMPCTLRVKSDIPLGKGLGSSAAAIAAGVEIADQLHDLKMNQKEKMWFGVGIEGHSDNVTAAIAGGVTISFYDHTSLEVMKFDAPPIGGVVLVPPVEMKTDHSRGLLPHQLDHSKATEGSAASSLMAAALAKGEWSLVGRMMDRDIFHEPYRKKMFPDFDAVREVSHAHGAYGMTLSGAGPSLFVAVHAGREEEAARLLEEKFPYYRCIAVTPVAKGAAVEA
- a CDS encoding aspartate kinase, giving the protein MKVCKFGGTSVASAQQIKKVANIIHSDSSRKIIVVSAPGKRHSDDTKVTDLLILLAEKALIGQDAESELQQVLARYEEIAEELGLDGSMNTVIEKDLRERLSLDKEDPILFMDSLKASGEDNNAKLIAAYLQSIGMEATYVCPKEGGLLVNERPQRVQALPEGEELLAELRNRRGIIVFPGFFGYTKDGTLRTFNRGGSDITGSLLAAATGAELYENFTDVDSVFSANPNVVEQPCAIHTMTYREMRELSYAGFTVFHEEALRPAFLRSIPVCIKNTNNPSARGTMIVKERECGSQPVVGIAADDGFSTLFVDKYLMNVEIGFGRRLLQILEDEEIPFEHTPSGIDNMSVIIRDTFLTEEKEARILHRVKEDLDADDVYFRRDYSMVVLVGERMRDTTGLTARAATAIAKTGASIQMINQGSTEVSLVFGIHKKDETDVLRSLYDEFFQTAIARV
- a CDS encoding homoserine dehydrogenase, with protein sequence MRKEIGIGLLGFGVVGSGVATILHKHREDLQHKLGVPVRIKRVLIKNKEKERDTELPKEAFTDQLEDLLNDDAIDFIVEVFGGTDDAKTAIERSLKAGKGVVTANKDVMAVYGKELLALADENSCDLFYEASVGGGIPLIRTLEDGLASDRISSLLGIVNGTTNFILTKMKEEKKTYEDALAEATALGYAEADPSADVDGIDAARKMAILASLSFSSEVQLDDVFVRGMSVIEDGDLELAEQFGYTIKMAGSAKKDENGIEVAVEPVFVKNEHPLASVNNEFNAVYVYGDAVGETMFYGPGAGSLPTATSVTSDIVAACRNLLLGVNGKRIHSYQYERKVKSDEQKFASYFHRISVQDEIGVLSRLSSIYSHNKASLATVIQHADPKREDADLIFITHAISRDQHLKVIEELKVAPEVNCVLSHYRVEGD
- the thrC gene encoding threonine synthase produces the protein MRRWNGLIDEYREWLPVSEQTPDLTLQEGNTPLIHLKNLSEQWGVNLYVKTEGANPTGSFKDRGMVMAVAKAKEEGKTTLICASTGNTSASAAAYGARAGMRTIVVIPEGRIALGKLAQAKMYGAEILEIEGNFDEALQMVREAGGGDIALVNSVNPYRLEGQKTIAFETIEQLGSVPDIFALPVGNAGNISAAWKGFTEYAEKRGGDKPQLLGVQADGAAPIVYGRVFEEPETVATAIRIGNPASWHLAEKALSESGGHILAVTDEEILEAYSLLAATDGVFAEPASCATIAGLKKRIESGEIKKGTTIVGVLTGNGLKDPETAIRVNDGKPFMTRAEFEAFAADLQKEAK